The Deinococcus hopiensis KR-140 sequence CAGCAGCAGGGGCGGGCCGTCTCCGCGGTCGCTGAGGTGGAGGCTGACGCGCCCCACATTGAGCTTCACCCGGTCAGCCTAGCGGACCTCTTCCAAGCCCTCGGGTGGTCTCAGCAGGCGCGGGTTCCAGCGCGAGGGACCCCTGTAGGTCACGCGCCGCTCGGGCGCAGGCTGCCCGTCGCAGGGAGGGGTGGCCCGCTCGGGCACCGCCAGCGGCCATACGCTTGCCACGGCCCGCCCCGCGATGTCGGTGGTGGCGACGGAACCGAACACCCGGCTGTCGAGGCTGCCGCCGGGACTGCGGTTGTCGCCCATCACGAAGTAGTGGCCGGGGGGCACCGTCACTTCGCGGCGGTTCATCTCGTCCGGCGCAGCAGCCACGCTGCTCGCCAGCACGCTGCCGCGGTCCAGGCAGAGCTTCGCCCAGAAGGGAAGGGTCCACGCCTGCTTCACCGCCCGGCCATTCACATACAGGCCGCCCCGGTTCATCCGCACCCGGTCCCCCGGCAGCGCCACCACCCGCTTGACGAGGTACGGGCGGTACGCCCAGGGCAGCGTCACCCCCCGGTACACGTGCGTCCTCTCGCCCGCGGCCTCGCGCGGCGGCTTGAACACCACCACGTCGCCCCGATGGTAACCGCCTGCTCCGAGGTGATGCGCCCAGCCTTCTACCTTCGGCACGGCCAGCCACTCGCCGTGGCGCAGGCCCGGCATCATGCTCGCGCCGTCCACCCGCACCGCCGTGGCTCCAAACTGCGTGAACAGCAGCGCGAAGGCGACCGGCGAGCCCCACTCGCGCCAGAAGCTCCGCAGCGTGGAACGTTTCAAAGGAGAGCGCTTCACGGCCTGGCCTCCTGCGCAGCGGCAACGGGCGTTTCCCCATCCGTCCACAGCGCCGAGGCCGCCCCGCCCAGCGCACCCGTCACGAGGACCGCGCGCAGCAGGGCAGGGAGGGTATATATCCGGGCGAGGCCCACGCCCGTCTGCCACGCAGGACCAGCCTGCTGCAGCGCTACCGCCCACGCCTCCGCCTCGCCGTGCCCGGTGAGTCGCGCGTCCAGCATCGCCTGGTGCAGGTTGGCGTGCAGTTCCGCCGCTACCATGCGCCGGGCCGTCGCGGGAAGGAGTCGGGTGGCCGCGCGGAGGTACGCCGTCACCTCTGCCGGAGGCCCGGCGCTCACCACAGGCTCCGCAACGCCTGATCGAAGGCCGAGTATGCCTCACGCCGCCGCTCGAGTTCCACTCGGCCCGCGTCGGTGAGGCGGTAGGTCTTGACGGGCGGCCCGCCACGCGCCGGGGTGACCAACGTCGCTGTCAGGTGCCCAGCCCGTTCCAGGCGGTGTAGCGCCGGATACAGGCTCCCGGCGTTCAGGGTGATGTGCCCCCCGGTCAGCGCGTCCACACGCTTGGTCAGGTCCAGGCCATACCCCTCACCGCCCTCCAGTACGCTCAGCAGGATCAGGTTCAGATTGCCCTTGAACAGATTCACGTCCACATTGCGCTCCTTCTGAATATCAGACTCTGATATCAGCAAATGAGGATGGTGTGGGGGAGGTGGTAAGGCTCTTCCCCAGGACCTGGCGCAGCGGCGGGTACAGCACGAGGATTGCCACTCTCGCAGCGTTGGATCTACCTCTTACTTCTCCCCTACCGGAAGGGGCGGCAACCCCACGTCAAACACCCAGGGCCGCACCGCCGCCTCGCCCGCTGCGCCCACCCGTTCGCGCACGAGGGCGAGGAAGTCTGCCGTGTCCACCGCGTTGTTTGAGGAACTGCCGCCCGAGAAGCGGGCCGTATAGGTGTGCAGAAAGTCGCGGAAGGCCGCGTCACCCACGGCCAGCCTCAGCGCGTGCAGGGTCAGGGCCCCGCGCTGGTAGGCGGTGGAGTCGAACAGCTCCTCCTGGGTGGCGGCGACGAGGGGCCGGGTGCCCCGGCTTTGCAGTCGGGCGTACCAGCGGCGGACCATCGCCGGACCGTCTCCACCCTGTGCCTCGGTCCACAGGAGCTCGGCGTAGGTGGCAAACCCCTCGTTGAGCCACACGTCTGCCCAGCGGCGCAGCGGCACGGCGTTCCCGAACCACTGGTGGGCCAGTTCGTGCAGGGCCACCTGCTCGTTGCTCGATTCCACCGGCATGGTGGAGAGGGTGGCGGTCTCGAGCGCGGGCACGTCCACCTGCGGAGGCAGGACAGCCACGCCGTAAGCCGCGAAGGGATAAGGACCGAACCACCCCGACAGCGCGCGCAGCATCTCGTCCGTGCGGCGGTAGGCGGCGCGCACGCGGTCTGGCGTGCCCATGGGAAAGTAATCCCGGCGCACGACGGGCGCTCCCCCGGGGCCGACGGGCACAGCGGGCGACTCCACCCGCTCCAGATGCCCGATATGGAGGCCCAGCGCATAGGTGGGAATGGGCCTGGCCTGGTGGAACACGAAGGTGTGCCGCCCTGCCCGCGCCTCTGCGCCTTCGGCGATGAGGTCTTCCACACCGCTCGCCGCCGCCGTGAATCCCGCTGGAACAGTCAAGCGGGTGGTGAAGGTGGCCGTGTCGGCGGGGTGATCGTTTGACGGCAAAAACGAGTGTGCGCCGTGAGGTTCGCTGAGGGTGTAGTTGGTGCCTGCCTCCAGCACACCCTCCCAACCCAGGTCCAGGCCCAGATCGGGGTCCGTGACCGTACCGGCGCGGCCCCCATACTCCACGGTCAGGCGGGCCGTTTCACCGGGCCGCAGCGAGGCGGGCGGCGTCACGGTGAGCTTCTGGGCCCCCGCCTCCACCACGAAGGGCACAGGCTGGCCGTTCCAGCGCACGGCGCCAACCTCCGGCCCGGTGAAGTCCAACCGAATGGTGGGCAGGAGCCGGGTGCTGCCCAGCGTCAGCGTGACCACGCCGCGCAATTCCGCGGTGCCAGGCCGGTCCACACTGAGCGCCACGTCGTAATGCTGCACGTCCAGCCCGAGTTGACCGAGCCCTGGAAACAGGGCGTCGCCCAGGGTGGGCGCAGGGGAAGACGCCGCACCACCCGCAGCGACGCTCCAGCCGGAAGCGGTCAGGGCCAGCAGCCCCAGCACGGCGAGGCGGGGCAAGAGGGGGAGCTTCACGGTGAGCCGGGACCCGTTCAAATGGGGTAGTAGGTCCGGGCCTCACCGCGCAGGAAGTCGCGGGTGGGCACCCAGATCAGGGGGTTGCGTTCCTCGACCTCGGGGGGTGGGCCGTAGCGGACCAGGCCCTCCACCTGCGTGAAGGGCGTCCACTTCACGCCCACCACCTCGGGATCGGTGGGGTCGATGTCGCCGTGAAAGGCGGCGGTAAAGCGGGCGAAATTGGCGTAGCACTCGTTGCGGGTGCCGGTCAGCATCTCACCTTCGAGCAGCGAGACGAACTGCAGGTCCGTAACGGTCAGGCCCGTCTCGAAGGCGACCTGACGCACAGCGGCGTCGGCAAGGCTCTCGCCGGGCATCGCCTTGCCGCCGGGGAGGCCGTAAAAGATGCTGCCGTCATCCATGCGTTCCTCGACGAGCAGCAGGTGTCCGTCCTGGACGAGGTAAACGTGCGCGGCGCGCTTGATCGGCAGGGTGCGCGACAGGTGGCTCATGTGCCCGGCAGTCTAGCGGGAAGGGGGGGCAGGCAGGTGTGGAAAAGTCGCCCTGGAAACGGATGTGCCGGGGTGAAGCCGGACCGGGACGGGGAGCGCAGCACTCAACCCGTCTCCCCCCCCGACAGCAGAGACCGCACGTCCACCGGCAACCGCGCGGGGCGGTAGTTTCTGTCCGTGGCGATGTGGCGCGTCTCTCCCGTCGCCAGGAGCTCCTCACCGCGCCGCACCTCGTACGCGAAGCTCAGGGTCCGCGAGCGCACCGCGCCCACCCGCGTCAGGATGGTGAGGTGATCGTCGTAACGGGCGGCGCGGCGGTACTCCACATTCAGGCTGGAAAGCATCAGGAAGTAGCCGCGCGCTTCCACCTCGGCGTAGGGCAGGCCCAGGGCGTGCATCAGGTCCGTGCGGCCCACCTCGAACCACACCGGGTAGTTGGCGTGGTGGGCCACCCCCATCGCGTCGGTCTCGGCGTACCGCACCCGCAGGGCGCTTCGGCTCTCGGGGACGGCGTTCACGCCCAGGGTCACAAAAAGGCCGCCTCGTTCGCGGAACGGAATTCCAGCAGGGGCACGCGGCGCAGGCGCACCTGGGCCGCCACTTCGCGTTGCAGGTGGCCGCGGGCGTGGGTCAGCGCGTC is a genomic window containing:
- the lepB gene encoding signal peptidase I: MKRSPLKRSTLRSFWREWGSPVAFALLFTQFGATAVRVDGASMMPGLRHGEWLAVPKVEGWAHHLGAGGYHRGDVVVFKPPREAAGERTHVYRGVTLPWAYRPYLVKRVVALPGDRVRMNRGGLYVNGRAVKQAWTLPFWAKLCLDRGSVLASSVAAAPDEMNRREVTVPPGHYFVMGDNRSPGGSLDSRVFGSVATTDIAGRAVASVWPLAVPERATPPCDGQPAPERRVTYRGPSRWNPRLLRPPEGLEEVR
- a CDS encoding PadR family transcriptional regulator codes for the protein MDVNLFKGNLNLILLSVLEGGEGYGLDLTKRVDALTGGHITLNAGSLYPALHRLERAGHLTATLVTPARGGPPVKTYRLTDAGRVELERRREAYSAFDQALRSLW
- a CDS encoding M1 family metallopeptidase; this translates as MNGSRLTVKLPLLPRLAVLGLLALTASGWSVAAGGAASSPAPTLGDALFPGLGQLGLDVQHYDVALSVDRPGTAELRGVVTLTLGSTRLLPTIRLDFTGPEVGAVRWNGQPVPFVVEAGAQKLTVTPPASLRPGETARLTVEYGGRAGTVTDPDLGLDLGWEGVLEAGTNYTLSEPHGAHSFLPSNDHPADTATFTTRLTVPAGFTAAASGVEDLIAEGAEARAGRHTFVFHQARPIPTYALGLHIGHLERVESPAVPVGPGGAPVVRRDYFPMGTPDRVRAAYRRTDEMLRALSGWFGPYPFAAYGVAVLPPQVDVPALETATLSTMPVESSNEQVALHELAHQWFGNAVPLRRWADVWLNEGFATYAELLWTEAQGGDGPAMVRRWYARLQSRGTRPLVAATQEELFDSTAYQRGALTLHALRLAVGDAAFRDFLHTYTARFSGGSSSNNAVDTADFLALVRERVGAAGEAAVRPWVFDVGLPPLPVGEK
- a CDS encoding NUDIX hydrolase; this translates as MSHLSRTLPIKRAAHVYLVQDGHLLLVEERMDDGSIFYGLPGGKAMPGESLADAAVRQVAFETGLTVTDLQFVSLLEGEMLTGTRNECYANFARFTAAFHGDIDPTDPEVVGVKWTPFTQVEGLVRYGPPPEVEERNPLIWVPTRDFLRGEARTYYPI
- a CDS encoding acyl-CoA thioesterase, with the translated sequence MTLGVNAVPESRSALRVRYAETDAMGVAHHANYPVWFEVGRTDLMHALGLPYAEVEARGYFLMLSSLNVEYRRAARYDDHLTILTRVGAVRSRTLSFAYEVRRGEELLATGETRHIATDRNYRPARLPVDVRSLLSGGETG